CGACGAGGAGACCGAGGAGCGCTACGGAGGAACGGGACTTGGGCTTACTTTGACCGAGCGTTTCTGTCGTCTGCTGGGGGGGCGAATCTCGGTGCGGTCGCAGCCGGGAGAGGGCACGGAGTTTCTGGTGAGAATACCGCAGGAGTTGCCGACGCTCAGCGAGGCTTGATCCAGGGCGATTGAGGGGGGAGGTGGCGAGCCGGCGCTGCTTTCAGCGTTGTGGCGCTGGGGGGGAGTGCATCGTAGTGGGAGGCGCGCACGAGGCTAGCCTCGCGCGCGTTGTGTTCTGTGTGTGCTCGGCGGGTTCATTTCGTATGTGCATCGGTCCTGTGCACTCTGCGGCGATGATTCAAGCGCGAGAGAGCGCGGTTTTGGCGAGCGCGGGGGCGCTTAGTTTCCTGGCACAGGCAGAGAGGTCGCCGGGAGAAGAGCATGAAGAGCGAAGATCAGATTGAGGCGATGGACGACCCCCCGGAGAATGGTGCGGAGAAGCGCACCGATTATGCGTACGAGCGCACAGTGCAGGCTTCGAGTCGTACGCTGATGGCGGGATCTCGGACGTCGATTGCGATGATTGCGTTTGGATTTACGATCTTTAAGTTCTTTGGCTATCTGGAGCAGGGACAATCGGAGATTCTGGGGGAGGTGCCCTCGCGGGGGCCGGCGAATGCGGGGTTGTTGCTCTTCGGGGTGGGGATGACCGTGCTTCTGCTCTCGGTGGTGGACTATGTGCGGGATATGTATCGGCTCAGCGGTCGGGAAGGTGAGCG
The window above is part of the Lujinxingia sediminis genome. Proteins encoded here:
- a CDS encoding YidH family protein; its protein translation is MKSEDQIEAMDDPPENGAEKRTDYAYERTVQASSRTLMAGSRTSIAMIAFGFTIFKFFGYLEQGQSEILGEVPSRGPANAGLLLFGVGMTVLLLSVVDYVRDMYRLSGREGERFPYTASLVGAVLLLVLAGLVLVNLLTEVGPL